A segment of the Candidatus Sumerlaea chitinivorans genome:
AGGGGGTGGGAACGTTCGTAGGGAATTTCCCGTCAAAGATCATCTATAGTTGGAGAGCGGGAGAACGTGGTAATATCACAACGATAACAGTCAAAAGCCTGAGGCCTCTTGCATCGGTCGATGAGCTTCTTGATTTGCTTGAAGTGCCGGCCGGGACGTGGGTGCAAGATTACGGGACAGGTTGGGAAACGACGAAACCGGGGCTACCAACCCTGCAAGAACGTCACGCGCACGCTCGAAAAAGGTTAAAATCTTCTCCACAAACCACTGCGGGAAAAGTGCTCTTCGCGGTCGTTGTGTGGGGCTATTCGTACGGTTATGTGGTCCCACTGAGTCTCGGCGCGGTTTACATAATCCTAGCAGTTGCGCGGGTATTTCGCAGACGGTTCATCTATCGCTCTGCAGGCGATTCCCTGGGCTCATTGCAGGAAAATAATCGAACTCGCGGAAACGTTGGCTTGGTTCGGTTGTCGCTCGGTGTCCTCCTATTGTTTTGTGGAGGTGCACTCTGGTTTCTCACAAGGCCACAAGGAAGCACTGCGTCGTTTCCCTCTTCTGATCACGAGGAGCAAATCCGAGCAATGATCGAAGCGGCGCGCAAGCGTGTGGAGGTGGAGTTAGACTTAGGCGTTGTGGGGAGTCGGGAGGGAGCGACGACGGAGGTTGTGGTGCGCAATCCGGTGCCCGAGCCGCTGACGTTTGAGCGCGCGATGCGCTGTGATTGTCTGAGTGTTCAAGTGGACCCGTCGCCGATTCCGCCGCTCGGGGAGGCAAAAGTGACGGTTTCGCTCAAGCCACGCGAAAGCGGTCCTTTCGGCGAACAGTTGTACTTCAAGAACTCGAAGGGGCAGGCATTTATCGTGCTCGACGTGACAGCTCGGGTGTTGGCATCGTGTGAGCCGGATCCGGGGCTGCTGGAGATTCGAGTGGATCCCGCGTACCAACGCCCTGACGTGGTGCTGGGTGAGTTTGCGTTGGTGTGTCGTGAGGAGTCGTTAGCGCCGCGGGGGATGGAGTTTTGTGTGGAGCAGCCGTGGGTGAAGTGCCGCCGAATCGCGAAAGAGGGGGATCGGGTTCGTTATCAGTTGCGTCTGACGGACGTTCCGCCGGTGGGGGAGCATGAGCTTGCGTGGTGTTCGCCACGCGGGCAGGCTCGGCGGTCGTTTCAGCCGGATCTGCCGGTGGTGCGTCTGCGTGTGGTTTCGCCGGTTAGGGTGGAGCCAGCGGTGTTGGATTTGGGGATTGGTCGGGTAGGGACGGAACTGGTGGGTCGGGTTTCGGTTGGGGACTCAGCGACGAGTGTGACGGTATGTCCGGGCCCCGGGTGGGATGCGCAGATCGCGAGCTATTGCGTGGAACGCGACGGCAGTGGTCCGCCGCAGGTGAAGGTCACGCTTCGGAGTTCGCAGCCAGTGGCACTGGAGGGCATGCTCGACGTCGAAGCCGAGCAGCCCGGCGGCCCCCTCCACCGCTTCCGCCTGCAAGTCCTCGGCGCCTGCCAGTGAGGCATGGTTGACCAAAAGCATGACGAAGCAGAGAAAACGCCTTAGGTCGCAGGCAATCTTAACCTTTCTCCGAGATCTCTTGAGGCAGAGTTTCGCGCAGTCCCGGCTGCACGCAAAGCTCTGAGTTCGGCCGCGCATCTGGTAGCCTGACCGATACCCGTTTCTGGGCATGGGATGTGCATGGGTATCAAGCACGACCCCTGACCGGAATCCGAGCGCACCTCGTTCACTGCTTAGCTAAAACAGCTCCCACCCCGCGCGTCTCCACCATGGCGCTGCAGCATCATGTGCCGCCGCCAGTCGCCGTGAGAAACGGTGCTGCTCTATTTATGCAGCGCGTGTGGCCACACTCGGCCGCTATTCCCGCTCGATGTGAAGTTTCAGGAAGTGGGTCGCGCACGAAATGCACGGGTCGTAATTGCGCACGGCCTGCTCGCACACCCACGTCAGCTTCTCATCGGAAAGATTCATGTGACGCGGCACGAAGTTTTGCAGGTCGAGTTCAATTGTGCGCTGGTTTTGAGCCGTCGGCGGCACAATGCGCGCGTCCACGATAAGCCCTTCGTCGTTGATGCGGTAGCGATGGTAAAGAATGCCCCGCGGTGCCTCCGAGCAGCCGTGTCCGATACCGGCGCGCGGATGTGTGTCCACGTATGGGCGATCGGGCGGTTCGTACTGCTCGAGGATCCGCAACGCCTCGTAGCACGCAAACACCATTTCCACACAACGGATGACAATGCTCTTGAAGGGGTTGCGACACACAGGCTCGAGCCCTGCTTCTTTCGCGGCCTCTTGGGCCACGGGCGGGAGCTTATCGAAGTTCAGGCTGTATCGCGCGTTCGGCCCGACGAAGAAGGCTCCGCGTTTCACGATTCGCGCATGGAGGGCGTTCGAATGTGCAACGTGCTCTTCGACAATGTGCTCAGTGAATTCCGCAATTGAAATGTCCAAGCCTTTGTTTGAGACGAGCCGCCCTTCGCACAGAGGGTATTCGTCTGGATGCCGCAGCGCCACAAATTCGTAGTCTTGCTCAAAATCTGGGAAGGGCAACTTGGCGGTAAACGCCACGCTCTTGAGGGAGGCTTCGAGTGCCCATTTGAGTTTCTCGATTAGAG
Coding sequences within it:
- a CDS encoding Group 3b Ni,Fe-hydrogenase, large subunit, which translates into the protein MKSNRVIKVDALARVEGEGAIYVKIRNGQVADVKLKIYEPPRFFEAFLRGRRYTEAPDITARICGICPVAYQMSSVHAMENACGVKVGGQLRALRRLLYCGEWIESHALHVFMLHAPDFLGYEDAIQMAKDHPDVVKMALELKKIGNEIVQVLGGREVHPINVRVGGFYRVPTKREFAPLIEKLKWALEASLKSVAFTAKLPFPDFEQDYEFVALRHPDEYPLCEGRLVSNKGLDISIAEFTEHIVEEHVAHSNALHARIVKRGAFFVGPNARYSLNFDKLPPVAQEAAKEAGLEPVCRNPFKSIVIRCVEMVFACYEALRILEQYEPPDRPYVDTHPRAGIGHGCSEAPRGILYHRYRINDEGLIVDARIVPPTAQNQRTIELDLQNFVPRHMNLSDEKLTWVCEQAVRNYDPCISCATHFLKLHIERE